In Frondihabitans sp. PAMC 28766, a genomic segment contains:
- a CDS encoding aldo/keto reductase, whose amino-acid sequence MADAPRIPLGTTGIQVFPINLGGNVFGWTADEQTSFDVLDAYYEAGGNFIDTADSYSAWVPGNSGGESETIIGKWMKARGNRDDMVIATKVGSMPGFEGTSRDNVRVAVDNALTRLDTDHIDLYYAHKDFTDRPVEEAVEALNEQVELGKVRQIGASNFSGQRLEQALRFSESENLAKYAAIQNLYSLVERDAVEGSEGGPTVAEVSLAEGVAVLPYYSLASGFLTGKYRDGGAAVDSQRAAGASAYLNEKGRRILAELDRIAAAHSTSVTAVSLAWLLAQPSVATPIASARTTSQLPDLLAAATLSLEPSEVEALSAASSSAVAA is encoded by the coding sequence ATGGCAGACGCACCCCGCATCCCCCTCGGCACGACCGGCATCCAGGTCTTCCCCATCAACCTCGGCGGCAACGTCTTCGGCTGGACGGCCGACGAGCAGACCTCGTTTGACGTGCTCGACGCCTACTACGAGGCCGGCGGCAACTTCATCGACACGGCCGACTCCTACTCGGCCTGGGTGCCCGGCAACTCGGGCGGCGAGTCCGAGACGATCATCGGCAAGTGGATGAAGGCGCGCGGCAACCGCGACGACATGGTCATCGCCACGAAGGTCGGCTCGATGCCCGGGTTCGAGGGCACTTCGCGCGACAATGTCCGCGTCGCCGTCGACAACGCCCTCACGCGCCTCGACACCGACCACATCGACCTCTATTACGCACACAAGGACTTCACCGACCGCCCCGTCGAAGAGGCCGTCGAAGCCCTCAACGAGCAGGTCGAGTTAGGCAAGGTCAGGCAGATCGGCGCCTCGAACTTCTCGGGCCAGCGCCTCGAGCAGGCCCTGCGGTTCTCCGAATCCGAGAACCTCGCCAAGTACGCCGCCATCCAGAACCTCTACAGCCTCGTCGAGCGAGACGCCGTCGAGGGCAGTGAGGGCGGCCCGACGGTCGCCGAGGTCTCGCTCGCCGAGGGCGTCGCCGTGCTGCCGTACTACTCGCTCGCCAGCGGTTTCCTCACCGGCAAGTACCGCGACGGCGGCGCGGCGGTCGACAGCCAGCGCGCCGCGGGTGCGTCGGCCTACCTCAACGAGAAGGGCCGCAGGATCCTGGCCGAGCTCGACCGCATCGCCGCCGCGCACTCGACGTCGGTGACGGCCGTCTCGCTCGCGTGGCTGCTCGCGCAGCCCTCCGTCGCCACGCCGATCGCCAGTGCGCGCACCACGTCGCAGCTGCCCGACCTCCTGGCTGCGGCCACCCTGTCGCTCGAACCTTCCGAGGTCGAGGCGCTGAGCGCCGCGTCCTCGTCCGCCGTGGCCGCGTAG
- a CDS encoding 2'-5' RNA ligase family protein, which yields MQTALPGQDREVHSIELLLDTATDAAVRRAWQELADAGLPSQARHTGETNAPHVTLAARPVIEADTDDELASLAATLPEPVWLGSLVVFGRGPRGLVLARLVVPSRGILRLHEQVHEIAPDPDGSESTNTLPAQWTPHVTLASRLTLDEIGRAVDVAAADPHDGEFTTLRRWDSTTRRVTLLGGGRDGDDRDAGAGLRR from the coding sequence GTGCAGACTGCACTGCCGGGGCAGGATCGAGAGGTGCACAGCATCGAGCTCCTCCTCGACACCGCGACCGACGCGGCCGTCCGCCGGGCCTGGCAGGAGCTCGCCGACGCGGGCCTGCCGAGCCAGGCGCGGCACACCGGAGAGACGAACGCGCCGCACGTCACTCTCGCCGCGCGTCCGGTGATCGAAGCCGACACCGACGACGAACTCGCGAGCCTGGCCGCGACGCTGCCCGAGCCGGTTTGGCTGGGATCGCTCGTCGTCTTCGGGCGCGGGCCCCGCGGGCTGGTGCTGGCTCGTCTCGTCGTGCCGAGCCGTGGCATCCTGCGCCTTCATGAACAGGTGCACGAGATCGCACCCGACCCCGACGGCTCGGAATCGACGAACACTCTGCCGGCGCAGTGGACGCCGCACGTGACGCTGGCCTCCCGGCTGACGCTCGACGAGATCGGGCGCGCCGTCGACGTGGCGGCCGCCGATCCGCACGACGGTGAGTTCACGACCCTGCGGCGCTGGGACTCGACGACGCGCCGGGTCACGCTGCTCGGCGGCGGACGCGACGGAGACGACCGAGACGCTGGTGCCGGGCTCAGGCGCTGA
- a CDS encoding aldo/keto reductase: protein MAVLPHSSLASGFLTGKYRDLENQPDSPRGGRARSYLTPQNIATLDVLVEIAEQHGVSPGAVAIAWVAGRPGVIGALASARSTIQLESLLSAMDVTLSADETGRLTAASDPAPDESPRDGDRGVERDFSA from the coding sequence CTGGCCGTCCTGCCCCACTCGTCGCTCGCCAGCGGCTTCCTCACCGGCAAGTACCGCGACCTCGAGAACCAGCCCGATTCGCCGCGCGGCGGCCGGGCCCGCAGCTACTTGACACCGCAGAACATCGCGACCCTCGACGTGCTCGTCGAGATCGCCGAGCAGCACGGGGTCTCGCCGGGCGCTGTCGCGATCGCGTGGGTCGCGGGGCGGCCCGGCGTGATCGGGGCCCTCGCGAGCGCCCGATCGACGATCCAACTCGAGAGTCTGCTGTCGGCGATGGACGTGACCCTCTCGGCCGACGAGACCGGCCGGCTGACGGCGGCGTCGGATCCTGCGCCCGACGAGTCGCCCCGAGACGGCGACCGCGGCGTCGAGCGCGACTTCAGCGCCTGA
- a CDS encoding aldo/keto reductase: MFGWTVGAPTALEILDVFASYGGRVIDTADVYSAWLPGNSGGESEAIIGRWLVKPGNRDRVVVSTKVGQHPDAPGLTAESVRRAVEASLKRLRTDRIDLLFAHYDDDETPLDETVGVFSDLVDEGKIRYPAASNYTGARMRQARAIADRDGKHPFAAVQPAYNLVRRPSTRATWPRSSTTTTWPSCPTRRSPAASSPASTATSRTSPIRRAAAGPAAT, translated from the coding sequence GTGTTCGGGTGGACGGTCGGTGCACCCACGGCCCTCGAGATCCTCGACGTCTTCGCGTCCTACGGCGGTCGGGTCATCGACACCGCCGACGTGTACTCGGCGTGGCTGCCGGGCAACTCCGGCGGCGAGTCGGAGGCCATCATCGGGCGGTGGCTGGTCAAGCCCGGCAACCGCGACCGCGTCGTCGTCAGCACGAAAGTGGGCCAGCACCCCGACGCGCCGGGGCTCACCGCCGAGAGCGTCCGCCGCGCGGTCGAGGCGTCTTTGAAGCGCCTCCGCACCGATCGCATCGACCTGCTCTTCGCCCACTACGACGACGACGAGACCCCGCTCGACGAGACGGTCGGCGTCTTCAGCGACCTCGTCGACGAGGGCAAGATCCGCTATCCCGCGGCCTCCAACTACACCGGCGCCCGCATGCGGCAGGCGCGCGCCATCGCCGACCGCGACGGCAAGCACCCGTTCGCCGCCGTCCAGCCGGCCTACAACCTCGTGCGCCGGCCGAGTACGAGAGCGACCTGGCCCCGATCGTCGACCACTACGACCTGGCCGTCCTGCCCCACTCGTCGCTCGCCAGCGGCTTCCTCACCGGCAAGTACCGCGACCTCGAGAACCAGCCCGATTCGCCGCGCGGCGGCCGGGCCCGCAGCTACTTGA
- a CDS encoding glycoside hydrolase family 13 protein, which translates to MSLDETAEPSDVLSPDAPTEVSPEALATGLGHEWWRTAVIYQVYPRSFADADGDGIGDLPGIASRLGALADLGVDAVWLSPFSKSPQKDAGYDVSDYCDVDPLFGTLDDFDALRREATDLGLRLIVDLVPNHTSTVHPWFQAALEAGPGSVERGHYMFRDGRGDDGELPPNNWPSVFGGDAWTRVTEADGTPGQWYLHLFDSSQPDLNWDDEWVRAQFLDILRFWLDRGVDGFRIDVAHGLIKKEGLPDYTPPAHAGSMGGGLAEAPPFWAQDGVHEIYRAWHEVLASYPGDRILVAEAWVDPLSKLADWVRPDEMQQAFNFSYLESGWSATSIKRIVDASVEVFSSVGAPSTWVLSNHDVVRHASRLALTAENPQGAGIGPKSPGLPDRLVGLARARAATAVMMALPGSAYLYQGEELGLPEVIDLPDESRQDPTWFRTDGERYGRDGCRVPIPWEAASPAYGFNTTGESWLPQPSSWVTYARDAQVGVPGSTLELYRLALQTRAEFSLGSGAVEWLPGYGADVVAFRNGEVTVIANTGSVPVELPVADELLSTVPLDGPALPGDATVWLRV; encoded by the coding sequence ATGTCCCTCGACGAGACCGCTGAGCCGTCCGACGTCCTTTCGCCCGATGCACCGACCGAGGTCTCACCCGAGGCGCTCGCCACCGGTCTCGGCCACGAGTGGTGGCGCACCGCCGTGATCTACCAGGTCTACCCGCGCTCGTTCGCCGATGCGGACGGCGACGGGATCGGCGACCTGCCCGGCATCGCCTCGCGTCTCGGCGCCCTCGCCGACCTCGGAGTGGACGCCGTCTGGCTTTCGCCGTTCTCGAAGTCGCCGCAGAAGGACGCCGGCTACGACGTCTCCGACTACTGCGATGTCGACCCGCTCTTCGGCACCCTCGACGACTTCGACGCCCTGCGGCGCGAGGCGACCGACCTCGGCCTCCGCCTCATCGTCGACCTCGTGCCGAACCACACGTCGACGGTGCACCCGTGGTTCCAGGCGGCCCTCGAGGCCGGCCCGGGCTCGGTCGAGCGCGGCCACTACATGTTCCGCGACGGGCGCGGCGACGACGGCGAGCTGCCGCCGAACAACTGGCCGTCGGTCTTCGGCGGCGACGCGTGGACGCGGGTGACCGAGGCCGACGGCACCCCGGGGCAGTGGTATCTGCACCTCTTCGACTCGTCGCAGCCCGACCTGAACTGGGACGACGAGTGGGTGCGCGCGCAGTTCCTCGACATCCTGCGCTTCTGGCTCGACCGCGGCGTCGACGGGTTCCGCATCGACGTCGCGCACGGCCTGATCAAGAAGGAGGGGCTGCCCGACTACACGCCGCCCGCCCACGCCGGCAGCATGGGCGGAGGTCTCGCCGAGGCGCCGCCGTTCTGGGCGCAGGACGGCGTGCACGAGATCTACCGCGCGTGGCACGAGGTGCTCGCGTCGTACCCGGGCGATCGCATCCTGGTCGCCGAGGCGTGGGTCGACCCGCTGTCGAAGCTGGCCGACTGGGTGCGACCCGACGAGATGCAGCAGGCCTTCAACTTCTCGTACCTCGAGAGCGGCTGGTCGGCCACCTCGATCAAGCGCATCGTCGACGCCTCCGTCGAGGTGTTCTCGAGCGTCGGCGCTCCCTCGACCTGGGTGCTGTCGAACCACGACGTGGTGCGCCACGCCTCCCGCCTGGCCTTGACCGCCGAGAACCCGCAGGGTGCCGGCATCGGGCCGAAGAGCCCCGGCCTGCCCGACCGTCTCGTGGGCCTGGCTCGAGCCCGCGCCGCGACCGCGGTCATGATGGCTTTGCCCGGCTCGGCCTACCTCTACCAGGGCGAAGAGCTGGGTCTGCCCGAGGTCATCGACCTCCCCGACGAGTCACGGCAGGATCCGACGTGGTTCCGCACCGACGGCGAGCGCTACGGCCGCGACGGCTGCCGGGTTCCGATCCCGTGGGAGGCCGCTTCGCCCGCGTACGGTTTCAACACCACGGGCGAGTCGTGGCTGCCGCAGCCGTCCTCGTGGGTGACGTACGCCCGCGACGCGCAGGTCGGCGTGCCCGGGTCGACGCTCGAGCTCTACCGGCTCGCGCTGCAGACGCGGGCGGAGTTCTCGCTTGGGTCGGGGGCGGTCGAATGGCTGCCCGGCTACGGGGCCGACGTCGTGGCCTTCCGCAACGGCGAGGTCACCGTCATCGCGAACACCGGCAGTGTGCCGGTCGAGCTGCCGGTCGCCGACGAGCTGCTCTCGACCGTGCCCCTCGACGGGCCGGCCCTGCCGGGCGACGCGACGGTGTGGCTGCGGGTGTAG